The genomic interval TTGCGGAACGAAGACCGCACGGAAAAGGCGGTATCCTCCAGCGCGCCGCTGCCGCGCGGCGCGGCGGTCAACAGGCGATAGATATCGCCGCCGTCGCGGATCACCGTGACGTCGAACACCCAGTCGCCGGCAACCGCCTTCGCGGTCGCGGCCGGCATGCCGTTGACGGTGGTCGACTGGACCGAACCTTCGACCAGACCCGTCACCCAGCCGCTTCTGATATATTCCTCGAGATCGCGCCGGCCATTGGCCTTCACGCCGTCGAAACGGATCGCGACATCGCCGGGTCCGGTGGCGACCACTGCATTGGCCTTGTCTGTCATCACAAAACCGGGTGGCACCTGGAAGGCGATCTGCAGCTTGGGATGATAGAAATCGCGGTTGCGGATATAGCCCTGCTCAGGATTGCTGCCATAAAGCAGTCCGTTGATTCCGTTCAGGAAATAATCGCGCCCGATCTCGCTTGGGCCGACATTGGCATAGAGCGCGGCCTGCTGGGCGGCGAGTTCGACGCGGCGCGGCGTGTTGGGATGGCTTGACAGGAAGTCGAGGCTCTCGCCCTCCGCGCCCGCCGATTCATATTGCGCATAAGCCGCCATGGAGCGCAGGAACCGCGAGGCGGCATAGGGGTCGTAGCCGGCTTCCGCCAGCATGCGGATGCCAATCGCGTCGGCCTCCAGCTCCTGCTGGCGCGAGAAGGCGGCAAGGCGCATCTTGCCGCGCGCGGCGATCTGGTCGACTTCAGGATTGCCCGGCAGAACCTCGGAAATCACCTCGTTGGAAATCGCTTCCGCTTCCTCCCGGCGCTGGCGTTCAATGCCGTGATTGGCGGTGACATGCGCCATTTCGTGCGACAGCACGGCGGCGATCTCGGAGGCATCGGTGGCAAGCGCCAGAAGCCCGCGGGTGACATAGAGATAGCCGCCCGGCAGCGCGAAGGCGTTGATGCTGGGCGAATTCAGGATGGTGATCCGGTAGGTCTGGCGCGGATTTTCCGAAACCGCCGTCAGCGCCCCGGCGACGCGCGCCACCAGTTTTTCCACCTGCGGGTCGCGGTACTGGCCGCCATAAGTCTCGAGAATGCGGGGATGCTCGCGCGCGCCCATCGCCGCATTCGGATCGTTGCGGGTCAGCGCGTCGACGGTCTGTTCGGCGCTTGCCGGTGTTTCCGGCAGGATGAAGAATGTGTCGTTGGTCTGGCACGAGGCAAGCCCCAGCGCCGCGATCAGTACGAACACGGATGGCCGCACTCCCGGCAGGAAGCGCCTGCGTCTGTCTTGCGTGAGGCCGCGGCCGACCTTGTTCACCATGCCTGTCGCGTCCGGATGAACGCGTCCCTGATCACTGCGGTCCGGCGAAAGCCGCCCGGCGCTTGTTTCACTCTATCATATTTGACGTTCCGCACGCCAAGGGTCAATAGCGCGCGGAAAGTTGCCCGTCCTCGACAACCAACCGGTGGTCGGCGATCGCCTCCACCTCGTCCGGCTCATGCGAGACGATAACGACGGTATTGCCGGATTCGCGGTGAAGTTCAAGCAGCAGCCTGCCCATCTCGCCGCGCATATCGGGATCGAGCGCCGCGAATGGCTCGTCGAGCAGCAGAACCGGCCGGTCGCGCACCAGCGCTCGGGCAAAGGCGGCGCGCTGGCGTTCGCCGCCGGACAAGGTCGCGGGCTTGCGCTTGTCATAGCCTTCGAGCCCGACCCGTTTCAACGCATCGCGCACTTTCTCCCGTCCGGCCTCGTCCAATTTAAGGGCAGGATCAAGGCCGAGGCCGACATTGGTGAAGATATCGAGATGGGCGAACAGGTTGTTTTCCTGAAACACCACCGTCACCGGTCGTCTGGAGATGTGGAGCCCGTTCATCCGCTCCCCGGCGATCAGGATCTCGCCGCTGTCGGGCTTCTCGAAGCCGGCGATCAGGTTGAGCAGCGTCGTCTTGCCGGAGCCGGAGCGGCCGGTCACCGCGCTCACCTTCGCGCCCTCGATCTGGCCATCGAAGAGGAAGTCCTTGTCGCCGAGCCTCAGGGCAACATCGTCAAGCGTGATATCGACGGGCATGGTCGCTTTTCCTTT from Martelella mediterranea DSM 17316 carries:
- a CDS encoding ATP-binding cassette domain-containing protein: MPVDITLDDVALRLGDKDFLFDGQIEGAKVSAVTGRSGSGKTTLLNLIAGFEKPDSGEILIAGERMNGLHISRRPVTVVFQENNLFAHLDIFTNVGLGLDPALKLDEAGREKVRDALKRVGLEGYDKRKPATLSGGERQRAAFARALVRDRPVLLLDEPFAALDPDMRGEMGRLLLELHRESGNTVVIVSHEPDEVEAIADHRLVVEDGQLSARY
- a CDS encoding M48 family metalloprotease, which produces MVNKVGRGLTQDRRRRFLPGVRPSVFVLIAALGLASCQTNDTFFILPETPASAEQTVDALTRNDPNAAMGAREHPRILETYGGQYRDPQVEKLVARVAGALTAVSENPRQTYRITILNSPSINAFALPGGYLYVTRGLLALATDASEIAAVLSHEMAHVTANHGIERQRREEAEAISNEVISEVLPGNPEVDQIAARGKMRLAAFSRQQELEADAIGIRMLAEAGYDPYAASRFLRSMAAYAQYESAGAEGESLDFLSSHPNTPRRVELAAQQAALYANVGPSEIGRDYFLNGINGLLYGSNPEQGYIRNRDFYHPKLQIAFQVPPGFVMTDKANAVVATGPGDVAIRFDGVKANGRRDLEEYIRSGWVTGLVEGSVQSTTVNGMPAATAKAVAGDWVFDVTVIRDGGDIYRLLTAAPRGSGALEDTAFSVRSSFRKLSPAEAADLKPLRIRIVTVQPGDTVASLAAKMMGTNRKLALFQVLNALPPGATLSAGETVKIVSQ